A window of the Ogataea parapolymorpha DL-1 chromosome V, whole genome shotgun sequence genome harbors these coding sequences:
- a CDS encoding Catalytic subunit of the SWI/SNF chromatin remodeling complex involved in transcriptional regulation, with the protein MDFPNNRQPTPQYLQQQQQHQLPAHIKNLTPDQLQNIYKRLQLLRSQHGENAKQLPEFAELASVLTQYSQFQRQLKAQSQMSQFQNKQGFSQFPQQPPQQHQEQHQPQSQPQPQSQQASRSGSFGPSNIFSPPQSQLLKYQIAAFKKFIQNQPIEPELANVINISFQQYNRQFGDPNASIVSQNNAFLKQQQHKQKLQKEPSKQSMQPIQSRKTPQMPHPQPMLNNQHMMMSQQQQPQQQANQTPVPPTQQFPIPPQQPIMKQEPPKQQTAKILPPHPPMPLDKMTEKYPDVSNIIPTHDPQLVVDSFSVPEVSEDLPYEYLSDPKSRVIIPSLYPKPLDVVKAAEIKKLVDQLRLEQELDHLKKLKEEDVSYTFEYTLMSLLPYQKAVRGHVVSTVFHQNSLLTNHLPNFSARVRSINTHDASVAHALYNQQRTVTALSQKNKIQERQANILSVSDDFKKYLSTRKDRLSRIARGVNSYHAQTEKEEQRRIERNAKQRLQALKANDEEAYIKLLDQTKDTRITHILKQTTGFLRTLIQSVKVQQRDTQEHMVHAHHIDPQYTNAEEEDDEEKENADYYSVAHRIQEKIEKQPSILVGGTLKEYQLRGLEWMVSLFNNHLNGILADEMGLGKTIQTISLLTYIMEVKKIPGPFLVIVPLSTLPNWNLEFDKWAPSLKKISYKGSPQMRKELAYDVRAGNFNVLLTTYEYVIKDKYLLSKIKWVHMIIDEGHRMKNTKSKLSSTLTEFYHSDYRLILTGTPLQNNLPELWALLNFVLPKIFNSDKSFDDWFNTPFANTGSQDKLELSEEETLLVIRRLHKVLRPFLLRRLKKDVEKSLPNKIERVIKCRKSGLQTKLYHQMLKYNQLFIGDSDSKAPVGIKGMNNKLMQLRKICNHPYVFPAIEDMINPSHENNDTIWRVSGKFELLDRILPKFRASGHRVLMFFQMTQIMDIMEDFLRFRGMHYMRLDGDTRADDRTALLKDFNSEDSPYFVFLLSTRAGGLGLNLQTADTVIIFDTDWNPHQDLQAQDRAHRIGQKNEVRILRLITSDSIEEYILERAHQKLDIDGKVIQAGKFDQKSTSEEQEALLRQLLEAEENDRDEDEVLEDKELNEILARNEEELQLFNKIDEERNDNSLGYPRLISESELPEIYNQEPEITDEVAEMLHYGRGARERKITHYDENITEEQWLKEIDGYASDDDDESRPKKSRKRGRKPKTDTEPLESSVDPNGDLADFIDDEEEGISKKKPKTAKRKQRSGSARNTVSPPEIGDSAPQTPSGGGAGRKKRSRGIPISAPICRKENAIPPEMTMEERHTLQLQLNEILDRLLTMSIDGRKLSTIFLTKPIKRVYPDYYVIIKNPIAFDGIKRRVQGEVYWSLEEFIYDLHLMFANARIYNQEGSMVYNDSRLMEDEALQMYRNMKDGAEIDFTEFDERFGLKRNPPSVVAGQQINGSVQIPGMVQ; encoded by the coding sequence ATGGACTTCCCTAATAATAGACAGCCCACGCCGCAGTATttgcaacaacaacaacaacaccaGTTGCCTGCACATATAAAAAACCTCACCCCGGATCAACTGCAAAACATATACAAGcggctccagctgcttcGATCCCAGCACGGAGAAAATGCTAAGCAACTGCCTGAATTTGCGGAGCTCGCCTCGGTTCTGACCCAGTATTCCCAATTCCAGAGACAGCTCAAGGCCCAGAGTCAGATGTCGCAGTTCCAAAACAAACAGGGCTTCTCGCAATTCCCCCAGCAGCCTCCGCAACAGCATCAGGAACAGCACCAGCCCCAATCGCAGCCGCAGCCGCAGTCGCAGCAGGCCAGTCGGTCCGGCTCTTTCGGGCCCtccaatattttttctcctccCCAGTCGCAACTGCTCAAATACCAGATTGCCGcgttcaaaaaattcatccagaaccagcCAATTGAGCCCGAGCTCGCCAATGTAATCAACATCTCGTTCCAGCAGTATAACAGACAATTTGGCGACCCCAACGCGTCGATCGTTTCGCAAAACAATGCAttcctcaaacagcagcagcacaaGCAAAAGCTCCAAAAGGAGCCATCCAAACAATCGATGCAACCTATACAGTCCCGCAAGACTCCGCAAATGCCGCATCCACAGCCGATGCTCAACAACCAGCACATGATGATGTcgcagcaacaacagcctcagcagcaggccAATCAGACACCAGTTCCTCCGACTCAGCAATTTCCGATTCCCCCTCAGCAGCCGATAATGAAACAGGAGCCaccaaagcagcagaccGCTAAAATACTGCCTCCACACCCACCCATGCCTCTTGACAAGATGACAGAAAAATACCCAGACGTCTCGAATATCATACCTACCCACGACCCGCAATTGGTCGTAGATAGTTTCTCGGTGCCGGAGGTTTCAGAAGATCTTCCTTACGAGTATTTGAGCGACCCAAAGTCGAGAGTCATCATTCCTTCCCTTTATCCAAAGCCTCTGGACGTTGTCAAAGCTGCagagatcaagaaattgGTGGACCAGCTACGTTTGGAACAAGAATTGGATCACCTAAAAAAACTGAAGGAAGAGGATGTGTCTTACACCTTTGAGTACACCCTGATGTCATTATTGCCATACCAAAAGGCTGTTCGAGGCCACGTCGTCAGCACAGTTTTCCATCAAAACTCACTGCTCACTAATCATCTACCTAATTTTTCCGCGAGGGTACGCTCGATCAACACGCACGACGCATCGGTGGCCCACGCTTTATACAATCAGCAGCGAACAGTCACGGCTCTTTCGCAAAAGAATAAAATACAGGAGAGACAGGCAAACATACTTAGTGTTTCCGACGATTTCAAAAAGTATCTCTCCACAAGAAAGGATCGTCTTTCTAGAATTGCTAGAGGAGTTAATAGTTATCACGCCCAGacagaaaaagaggaacAGCGTCGTATTGAAAGAAATGCCAAACAGAGATTGCAAGCTCTTAAGGCAAACGATGAAGAGGCGTAtatcaagcttcttgacCAAACTAAGGATACTAGAATTACTCACATTCTGAAACAAACCACAGGATTCTTGCGTACCTTAATCCAGTCAGTGAAAGTTCAACAAAGAGATACCCAGGAACACATGGTTCATGCACATCACATTGATCCGCAATATACTAAtgcagaggaggaagacgacgaggagaaagaAAATGCCGATTACTATTCTGTTGCGCACAGAATCCAAGAGAAGATTGAGAAACAGCCTTCAATTCTTGTCGGCGGAACTTTGAAGGAGTACCAGCTCAGGGGATTGGAATGGATGGTTTCTTTGTTCAATAACCATTTGAATGGTATTTTGGCTGACGAAATGGGACTGGGAAAAACTATCCAGACTATTTCTCTCTTGACTTATATCATGGAAGTGAAGAAGATTCCAGGTCCATTTCTCGTCATTGTGCCTCTGTCAACATTGCCGAACTGGAATCTAGAGTTTGACAAATGGGCCCcaagtttgaaaaagatcaGCTACAAAGGATCTCCGCAAATGCGTAAAGAACTTGCGTATGATGTCAGGGCAGGCAACTTTAACGTTCTCTTGACAACCTACGAGTATGTGATCAAGGACAAATACCTATTGTCGAAGATAAAATGGGTGCACATGATCATTGATGAAGGTCACCGTATGAAAAATACCAAATCGAAGTTATCGTCCACTCTAACAGAATTCTATCATTCGGATTACAGGCTTATCTTGACAGGTACGCCTCTTCAAAACAACCTTCCTGAGTTGTGGGCTTTGCTCAATTTTGTGCTTCCTAAAATTTTCAACTCCGACAAGTCATTTGACGATTGGTTCAACACACCGTTTGCCAACACCGGCAGTCAGGATAAGTTGGAGCtatctgaagaagagacaCTTCTTGTCATCAGAAGATTGCACAAGGTTTTGAGACCATTTTTGCTTCGaagattgaaaaaagatGTTGAAAAGAGTCTGCCTAATAAAATAGAGAGAGTCATCAAGTGCCGCAAATCTGGCTTACAAACCAAATTGTATCATCAAATGTTGAAATACAATCAGTTGTTTATTGGTGACTCGGACAGCAAGGCCCCCGTTGGTATCAAGGGTATGAACAACAAACTCATGCAGCTGAGAAAAATTTGTAATCATCCATATGTGTTCCCTGCAATTGAAGACATGATAAATCCTTCCCATGAAAACAACGATACAATTTGGAGAGTGAGTGGAAAgtttgagcttttggatAGAATTTTGCCCAAATTCCGTGCCAGCGGTCACAGAgttttgatgtttttccagatgaCCCAGATTATGGACATCATGGAGGACTTCCTCAGATTCAGAGGAATGCATTACATGAGATTGGACGGAGATACTCGAGCTGATGACCGTACTGCACTGCTGAAGGATTTCAACTCGGAGGATTCTCCATACTTTGTTTTCCTTCTTTCGACTAGAGCAGGTGGTTTGGGACTGAACTTGCAGACCGCCGACACGGTTATTATCTTTGACACTGACTGGAATCCGCATCAAGACCTTCAGGCCCAAGACAGGGCGCACCGTATTGGTCAGAAGAACGAGGTTCGGATTTTGAGACTAATTACCAGTGACTCGATTGAGGAATACATATTAGAGAGAGCGCACCAAAAGTTGGACATTGACGGTAAAGTTATTCAGGCCGGTAAATTTGACCAGAAATCTACATCCGAAGAACAAGAAGCCCTTCTAaggcagcttcttgaagctgaagagaATGACAGGGATGAGGATGAGGTTTTAGAAGATAAGGAGCTCAATGAAATTCTTGCGAGAAACGAAGAAGAACTGCAGCTTTTCAATaagattgacgaggagcGCAATGACAACTCCTTGGGCTACCCAAGATTGATATCCGAATCGGAATTGCCCGAGATTTATAACCAAGAGCCAGAAATTACCGATGAGGTTGCGGAAATGCTTCATTACGGTCGTGGAGCCAGAGAGCGCAAGATTACTCATTACGATGAGAATATCACCGAAGAGCAATGGTTGAAAGAAATCGATGGCTATGCTTctgatgacgacgacgagtcaAGACCAAAGAAGAGCCGTAAGAGAGGCCGTAAACCGAAGACGGATACCGAACCTTTGGAGAGCTCTGTGGATCCAAACGGCGATCTAGCTGATTTCAttgatgacgaggaggagggAAtttccaagaaaaagccgAAGACCGCGAAACGCAAGCAAAGGAGTGGATCTGCCCGGAACActgtttctcctcctgAGATAGGAGATTCTGCGCCGCAGACGCCGTCAGGGGGAGGAGCagggaggaaaaagaggtcTCGAGGTATACCCATCTCGGCTCCGATATGTCGTAAAGAGAATGCTATTCCTCCTGAAATGACCATGGAAGAGCGCCATACGTTACAGTTGCAATTGAATGAGATCCTTGACCGCTTATTGACTATGTCCATTGATGGCCGGAAACTCTCGACAATATTTCTCACTAAACCTATCAAACGTGTCTATCCTGATTACTATGTGATTATCAAGAACCCTATAGCCTTTGATGGAATTAAGCGCAGGGTTCAGGGAGAAGTATATTGGAGTTTGGAAGAATTCATTTACGATCTTCACCTAATGTTTGCGAATGCAAGAATATACAACCAAGAGGGCTCCATGGTTTACAACGATTCCCGACTCATGGAGGATGAAGCTCTACAGATGTACAGGAATATGAAGGATGGTGCTGAAATTGATTTCACTGAATTTGACGAGCGCTTTGGTTTGAAGCGCAATCCGCCATCAGTCGTTGCAGGCCAACAGATTAACGGATCCGTACAGATACCAGGCATGGTCCAATAA
- a CDS encoding Subunit of a Golgi membrane exchange factor (Ric1p-Rgp1p) that catalyzes nucleotide exchange on Ypt6 has protein sequence MVTHTVYHQNINDSVRVELVYENSPVIAGTDELSLVLRFRYIGPLNNNAVARNSKQPEHDSPAQNDGWFGSRLSSQFSNATRALFLQQLDTMPEEENDVLQDISIYLGYVQLFGYYSINDRIVDASIFEELQKSATFEGRLAGINGLEITFDQHKKGLLTGLTTLFQSDMNDEHTHIIPHYSTTQSILFSDLTFKPTQLNNNSTSNKLTRSFYVNMKLPMDLAPSFRSEAVQIHYNVILGYQLKEKNGTFSNKTMFFPLKIQPYIDRFGRQPLFHLERPRMNQRPSALKNVDLNVAGSSETAAQPRHVRKYSEPDINGNFTRRSSNASSLPNNLSKKPSTINMELLRRSLGTTDSTRRSSSEDLPATFDLSKDLETKQFLALLNELNESDVMDAIKLQEKFEKQYHNGQDAESNPRQNLFNIIQDYHSVQKQEFYSADDVADMEGQIPVHQQTKYIVKQDHLQLANLTLSKNIVRVGDHITISMSFADAQLETKGVEVRLIKDQVIYRDEYLRRYEYNEVYKGIKHGNSMETTVFHKPVSTFDAEQLNVNVQVPATVEPQFKTNFFQLKYLLQIKFVLVDAYKLTRSPEESTQKNRQVFDLTSIFTDNKGSVLYKAVEGISNGLEFTVRLPIVVLPSYEYDIAP, from the coding sequence ATGGTCACGCACACAGTTTACCACCAAAATATCAACGACAGCGTACGGGTGGAGCTTGTATACGAGAATTCTCCCGTGATTGCAGGGACCGATGAGCTTTCGTTGGTTCTGCGGTTTCGATATATCGGGCCATTGAACAATAACGCTGTCGCGAGGAATTCCAAACAGCCGGAGCATGACTCCCCCGCGCAAAACGACGGCTGGTTTGGCAGCCGTCTATCTTCTCAATTTTCCAATGCCACACGAGCACTGTTTTTGCAGCAATTGGACACCATGCCTGAGGAGGAAAACGATGTTTTGCAAGATATTTCGATTTATTTGGGCTATGTTCAACTTTTCGGCTACTACTCGATAAACGACCGAATTGTGGATGCCTCAATATTTGAAGAACTCCAGAAATCAGCCACGTTTGAAGGCCGGCTTGCTGGAATCAACGGACTCGAAATCACCTTTGATCAACACAAAAAGGGCCTGTTGACTGGCCTGACCACGTTATTTCAGTCAGATATGAACGACGAACATACTCATATCATTCCGCATTACTCGACAACACAATCCATTTTATTTAGCGACTTGACTTTCAAGCCCACCCAACTGAACAACAACTCAACCTCGAATAAACTAACGCGAAGCTTCTATGTGAATATGAAGCTGCCCATGGATCTCGCTCCATCGTTCCGGTCGGAGGCAGTCCAGATCCACTACAACGTCATTCTCGGCTACcaattgaaggagaaaaatggCACTTTCTCCAACAAAACAATGTTTTTCCCTCTCAAGATACAGCCATACATCGATAGATTTGGAAGACAACCGCTTTTTCATCTTGAAAGACCGCGGATGAACCAACGACCAAGTGCTCTGAAAAATGTTGACCTGAACGTTGCAGGGTCCTCTGAGACCGCCGCACAGCCCAGACACGTGCGGAAGTACTCAGAGCCGGATATTAATGGAAACTTCACTCGACGGTCGTCCAATGCGTCCTCACTTCCAAACAACCTGTCAAAAAAACCCTCGACGATAAATATGGAGCTTCTTCGGCGTAGTCTCGGGACCACAGACTCAACAAGAAGGTCCTCGTCAGAGGACCTGCCAGCAACATTTGATCTCAGTAAAGACCTCGAGACCAAGCAATTTCTTGCActtttgaacgagctgaacgagaGCGACGTGATGGATGCAATCAAATTACAAGAaaagtttgaaaaacaaTATCATAACGGACAGGATGCGGAATCGAATCCTCGCCAAAACCTGTTCAACATTATCCAGGACTACCACAGCGTTCAGAAGCAGGAGTTTTACTCTGCAGATGACGTAGCCGACATGGAAGGCCAAATTCCTGTCCATCAGCAAACAAAGTACATTGTCAAGCAGGATCATCTGCAGCTGGCAAACCTGACTCTGAGCAAGAACATTGTTAGAGTCGGAGATCACATCACCATTAGCATGTCATTTGCGGATGCCCAGCTGGAGACCAAGGGCGTCGAAGTGCGTTTGATAAAGGACCAGGTCATCTACAGAGACGAGTATTTAAGGCGCTACGAGTACAATGAAGTATATAAAGGCATCAAACACGGGAACAGCATGGAGACCACCGTTTTCCACAAGCCGGTGAGCACGTTCGACGCCGAGCAGCTCAACGTGAATGTACAAGTACCTGCGACTGTGGAGCCGCAGTTCAAGACaaattttttccaactgAAATACTTACTGCAGATCAAGTTTGTTCTGGTGGATGCTTACAAGCTTACACGGTCGCCAGAGGAGAGCACGCAGAAAAATCGACAAGTGTTTGATCTGACCTCGATCTTCACCGACAACAAGGGTTCTGTGCTTTACAAGGCGGTGGAAGGCATTAGCAACGGCCTCGAGTTCACGGTCCGCCTGCCGATTGTTGTGCTTCCAAGCTATGAATACGATATAGCTCCCTGA
- a CDS encoding Co-chaperone for Hsp40p, anchored in the ER membrane — protein sequence MAEFTADQKEVVERILRIDRTDYYKILDVDKKSSDVEIKKSYRKLAIKLHPDKNKHPQSAEAFKKLAKAFEVLSDSAKRSVYDQTGADPDSRGGPSMSSSGAGFGGANPRMNPFMNMNMNGGMPQGFMFDDDILNMFFGGPGGGFGGNTFTFHFGGPGGATFQAPRGFGQRPQRPRPGTRAGGQRGEDNKLWDIISQLGPLLVVLIPVILGTLFGDSSSNYSKLPKFAFETSPGFSAERLTPTHKIPYYVNPASLEAYSGGSERKLRNLDQSVENYYINDLRNKCQREEAYRDRMIEDSYGWFFVDKDKLELAQQLELKSCNRLRDLNLI from the coding sequence ATGGCCGAATTCACGGCAGATCAGAAAGAGGTGGTCGAGCGGATTCTGCGTATAGACAGAACGGACTACTACAAGATCCTGGACGTGGACAAGAAGTCGAGTGATgtggagatcaaaaaatcGTATCGGAAGCTCGCCATCAAGCTTCATCCGGACAAGAACAAACACCCGCAGTCGGCGGAGGcgttcaagaagctggccaaggcgTTTGAGGTGCTGAGCGACTCGGCCAAGCGCAGCGTGTACGATCAGACGGGAGCTGATCCAGACTCGCGGGGCGGCCCGAGTATGTCATCCAGCGGGGCAGGATTTGGCGGAGCCAATCCGCGAATGAACCCGTTCATGAACATGAACATGAACGGGGGCATGCCGCAAGGGTTCATgttcgacgacgacattCTGAATATGTTTTTTGGCGGGCCTGGAGGCGGTTTTGGCGGCAACACGTTCACGTTCCACTTTGGTGGGCCCGGAGGCGCAACATTCCAGGCCCCGCGCGGGTTTGGCCAGAGACCGCAAAGACCACGCCCCGGAACGCGTGCGGGTGGCCAGCGCGGAGAGGATAACAAGCTGTGGGACATAATCAGCCAACTGGGGCCTCTGCTGGTGGTCCTGATCCCGGTGATACTGGGCACGCTGTTTGGCGATAGCTCGTCGAACTACTCCAAACTGCCGAAATTCGCTTTTGAAACGTCGCCCGGGTTCAGCGCCGAGCGGCTCACCCCGACGCACAAAATACCGTACTACGTGAATCCGGCCTCGCTGGAGGCGTACAGCGGAGGGTCGGAACGCAAGCTCCGGAATCTGGACCAATCGGTGGAAAACTATTACATCAACGACCTCCGAAACAAGTGCCAGCGGGAAGAGGCGTACAGAGACCGCATGATTGAGGACAGCTACGGATGGTTTTTCGTCGATAAAGATAAGCTCGAGCTTGCGCAGCAACTAGAACTCAAGAGCTGCAACAGATTACGGGATCTGAACTTAATCTAA